From the genome of Kryptolebias marmoratus isolate JLee-2015 linkage group LG19, ASM164957v2, whole genome shotgun sequence, one region includes:
- the LOC108233368 gene encoding cartilage intermediate layer protein 2 codes for MVKQISLTFGAVLVFVYVGLSHQAFMLPEICWTEWYNRDSPSGTGDFETLRYLRKENPGEICVNPLAIEVVTANEGIPASQTGQKFHVNNPRIGFACLNKEQKSGTCLDYKVRFGCLECLM; via the exons ATGGTCAAGCAG ATAAGTCTTACCTTTGGTGCAGTATTGGTGTTTG TTTATGTGGGATTAAGTCACCAAG CTTTTATGTTACCTGAAATCTGTTGGACTGAGTGGTACAATCGAGACAGTCCTAGTGGAACAGGCGACTTTGAGACTTTGAGATACCTGAGGAAAGAAAACCCTGGAGAAATTTGTGTCAATCCTCTGGCCATTGAGGTTGTTACTGCTAACGAAGGGATCCCAGCCAGCCAGACAGGGCAGAAATTTCATGT caacaATCCTCGCATTGGCTTTGCTTGCCTCAATAAGGAGCAGAAATCTGGCACCTGCTTGGACTATAAAGTTCGCTTTGGATGCCTTGAATGTCTGATGTGA
- the LOC108233387 gene encoding cartilage intermediate layer protein 2-like, whose amino-acid sequence MIKQKLSFTFAAVLLLAYAMPSEQGPACKSPYQVQGWTDWFDRDNPSGTGDWEHLSALRKANPGQICNKPSDIEAETLSGLSVAQAKEKIFKYDTTSGFICRNRDQPDRKCNDYKVRFSCPIEICKNVCWTKWYNRDRPSGTGDWETLKDLRKEHPGSICAYPQYIQAVTTDDETPAINTRENFLYYSPTKGFVCRNRDQRFGNCKDYKVRFGCYCRAKP is encoded by the exons ATGATCAAGCAG aAGCTGAGTTTCACctttgctgcagttttgctgCTTG CTTATGCGATGCCAAGTGAACAAG GACCAGCCTGCAAAAGTCCCTACCAAGTTC AGGGCTGGACAGATTGGTTTGACAGAGATAACCCTTCCGGAACCGGGGACTGGGAGCACCTCTCTGCTCTTCGCAAAGCTAATCCTGGACAAATCTGCAACAAACCTTCAGATATTGAGGCAGAGACTCTGTCAGGCCTGAGTGTGGCCCAAGCcaaagaaaagatttttaa ATATGACACAACTTCAGGATTCATCTGCAGAAACAGGGATCAACCTGACAGGAAGTGCAATGATTATAAAGTTCGCTTCAGCTGCCCCATTGAGATTTGTAAAAATG TGTGCTGGACCAAGTGGTACAATCGTGACCGTCCCAGTGGAACAGGTGACTGGGAGACCTTGAAAGACCTGAGGAAAGAACACCCTGGAAGCATTTGTGCCTACCCTCAGTACATTCAGGCAGTTACCACTGATGATGAGACCCCAGCCATCAATACCAGGGAGAACTTCCTTTA CTACAGTCCCACTAAAGGGTTTGTCTGCCGCAATAGGGACCAGAGATTTGGCAACTGCAAGGACTACAAAGTTCGCTTTGGATGCTACTGTCGTGCAAAACCCTAA